From the genome of Vicia villosa cultivar HV-30 ecotype Madison, WI linkage group LG2, Vvil1.0, whole genome shotgun sequence, one region includes:
- the LOC131653852 gene encoding helicase protein MOM1-like isoform X3 → MVSSTRSRQSAKDKKNSNRRLTRSSKKAKIKSRLNVLGTAGIRKSPRETPLKKIIASSSSTQKSKQVEKRILSAPEARRKSERVEKKKIPSPLIRSGRTKNLSSSSPSNSKSAGSLGSISRQKLQKEKSMKQLIFETEVNENGEHDVGTSQVKSKRMDARTYRALFRNQKKDCLEKSHRISQSNQEGDNSSGDKTDELSKQSCSDNKDVSNNATLPPEDAKAKETGVDSMLSRPITNLAENSVTSGSFIPSNTPTHETSEVSRSAQPDCCREQTFPTLVSGNSKLDDKDLVSNNVGLDGGEKLTPSKRKVISVDMDSNVSSPLSKEDNCNMIPDALPSNLDGNKSCSKQIRLDYNPTVKESCDPCAAEHQDGDDIEATMLQKDKSDHTSGIGHQKDSFGEDKNILDGQSDTEKDGLIYNSNKSVVQPKEKLSSHIANRCKSDSFRFVEYWIPAQISHVQLEQYCATLLSNASILCSSPKIDSVGAIRDVLISTRKCCNHPYVNDPSMQPLLFKGLEEVEYLNVGIKASGKLQLLDSMLKELKKNDLRALLLFQSIGGSGKDSIGDILDDFLRQRFGLDSYERIDKGVSPSKKQAAMKKFNDKNNKRFVFLMETCACLPSIKLSSIDTIIIYDSDWNPMNDIRSLQKITLDSQFELIKMFRLYSAFTVEEKALILARQAKILDINTLFTNRSLSHTLLMWGASCLFDELGIFHNSATSTSSPEQLLEETVSQFSSFISDAVEDSDKRNHSILLKVHQNGGTYCASSPLFGELKIGSLDEESPQNFWTKLLEGKQFQWKYSCSSSQRSRKRVQPFNNLEGESDFVYEGIAKKRTKVSNNIVDQPSLKSEGEKLSTEIKAGTFDDLVDKPKGNDVEFEKNGSVHDEQRSLHLSLKPQITKLCEILLLPDNVKKLVDCFLEYVMNNHHVSREPVSMLQAFQISLIWTAAAMQKHKLDHKASLILAKQHLNFDCKKGEANYSYSLLRCLKKIFRHRTGTCSDTSSPQASNMIEVELFKKDLSKSIKETKKKCEKMLNNIRLMQKEEKHRLRTAIEVELAELERKQKIELAFTRSCSPNEVTRTETLKILNIDHQKSIEELKFQHELRLKDLEDKQSAHMLKAQDWVPTWVENLKSWAKNELQSIVSSKELGTGVDYSLMIDNVIESMKDTGDMVPETNSSSVSKTVEKQNSLGKHDNANEVGIMVSNRLPVSGSEDHNAMENHYVSQENIISKHFHSGEQNVDGAIADEDNGCGNLRHRSRDDCERPSLDTTRLPDCREHNTDGATSMTDEDNRYASNGHGSRDGCEMASLGTKCLPVCENGTHLNHQYSGVPSSVPERQTSVEVQETNNEGDSVSVSERQVRVEMPVAVNFTDCLLQKVTHLNPPSSVDQIFDRSSIDVPVLDGVLSSKPCQVACSTSCGDTISPSNPPLEQQIHDGILSIPDGDIPITVPENCHTVAGRHKDIESSANALLVDNSTTNNQEGRVLVTVTSSPVSRQVNVMEPLEQGKQLPSVESAADKSTGEMQNSSEQVQLASSLADVVPANQITMPPKPVHQLAAAEFSSNLDMLASSNFHLATEDEHQPISVHDLPTHHPQVSSAIPDIGQPHPNSVNGLHSNQVAMHPASNPDPDSLTTSTVRAQSANPRNLSTPLEMNSHPIQTTAPSPSRTPPRLSYDPLKVDVERIQKLIEQSSKNHENAKLQLKSEFEKELAELRRKYDLKFQEAEVEFQQTKKTLETNLKTVCVSRILAHAFRSKCLDLKAGASGMQHDSIPQQLLNLSRQQTATHPISGSSGEPPATSLPSPSIAPNSQNMVSPVYNAPGTFFGFSARPPIINTTTTTPIINTTRCPVINITTPIINTTRSSIVRGSQTGGEIRAPAPHLQSSRPQISVPPSSFHPPHRGIQSQTAPSNVPTTSPSHAHVSSWQRTATYQSDQQIGRRPDSAGRLAAPNLPFMGLHGSASSQSTVTPPNVISRLSDLGPNNQSRIEPNSNSIAANSSHQAASRGLVCLSDDDD, encoded by the exons ATGGTAAGTAGTACTCGTTCTAGACAAAGTGCTAaggataaaaaaaatagtaatcgGAGGCTGACCCGAAGTAGCAAGAAAGCAAAAATCAAATCACGTCTCAATGTATTAGGAACTGCTGGTATTAGAAAGTCTCCTAGAGAAACGCCTTTGAAGAAGATAATTGCAAGCTCTTCAAGTACTCAAAAGTCCAAGCAGGTAGAGAAGAGAATACTATCAGCTCCTGAAGCTAGAAGAAAGTCTGAAAGGGTTGAGAAAAAGAAGATACCAAGTCCTTTGATAAGATCTGGAAGAACTAAGAATCTTTCTTCTTCGAGTCCTTCAAATTCTAAAAGTGCAGGGTCTTTGGGTTCAATTTCAAGGCAGAAGCTACAAAAAGAGAAGAGCATGAAACAATTGATTTTTGAAACCGAAGTGAACGAAAACGGGGAACACGATGTAGGAACTTCCCAGGTGAAATCTAAGAGAATGGATGCTCGTACGTATCGGGCTCTCTTTAGAAATCAAAAGAAAG ATTGCCTTGAGAAATCTCATAGGATTAGCCAGTCAAATCAGGAAGGTGACAACAGTAGTGGAGACAAGACTGATGAGTTATCTAAACAAAGTTGTTCAGATAATAAAGACGTCTCAAATAATGCTACATTACCACCTGAAGATGCCAAAGCAAAAGAGACCGGAGTTGACTCTATGTTGAGTCGGCCTATAACGAATCTAGCAGAAAATAGTGTGACTTCTGGTTCTTTTATTCCATCTAACACCCCAACTCATGAGACTAGTGAGGTGTCTAGAAGTGCACAGCCTGATTGCTGCAGGGAGCAGACATTTCCAACATTAGTGTCTGGAAACTCTAAATTAGATGACAAGGACTTGGTCAGTAACAATGTTGGGCTTGATGGGGGTGAAAAATTAACACCTTCTAAGAGAAAGGTAATCTCAGTGGACATGGATTCAAATGTTTCTTCCCCATTATccaaagaagacaactgcaacatGATCCCTGATGCTCTCCCTTCAAATCTAGATGGTAACAAGTCATGTTCCAAACAGATAAG GTTAGATTACAATCCTACAGTCAAGGAGTCATGTGACCCATGTGCAGCCGAG CATCAGGACGGAGATGACATTGAGGCTACCATGCTGCAGAAGGATAAGAGTGATCACACAAGTGGAATTGGACACCAGAAG GATAGCTTTGGGGAAGACAAAAATATTCTTGATGGTCAAAGTGATACTGAAAAGGACGGTTTAATATATAATTCCAATAAAAGTGTTGTTCAACCGAAGGAGAAATTGTCAAGTCATATTGCAAACAGATGCAAGTCTGACTCCTTTAGGTTTGTTGAGTATTGGATTCCTGCTCAGATATCTCATGTGCAGCTTGAGCAGTATTGTGCTACTTTACTTTCAAATGCTTCAATTCTTTGCTCATCACCAAAGATTGATAGTGTTGGGGCCATTCGTGATGTCCTTATTTCAACCCGTAAG TGTTGTAATCATCCATATGTTAATGATCCGTCCATGCAACCTCTACTATTCAAGGGCCTTGAAGAAGTTGAGTATCTGAACGTTGGAATAAAAGCAAGTGGCAAGCTGCAGCTACTTGATTCAATGCTCAAGGAgttgaaaaaaaatgatttaaggGCACTGCTACTTTTTCAG TCTATTGGAGGTTCTGGAAAGGATTCAATAGGTGATATTCTGGATGACTTTCTGCGACAAAGATTTGGTCTGGATTCATATGAAAGAATTGATAAAGGTGTTTCGccttccaagaagcaagctgcCATGAAGAAATTTAACGACAAGAATAATAAGCGATTTGTCTTTTTGATGGAAACATGTGCCTGCCTTCCTAGCATAAAATTGTCATCTATCGACACTATTATTATATATGATAGTGATTGGAATCCAATGAATGATATAAGATCCCTTCAGAAGATAACACTTGATTCACAGTTTGAATTGATCAAAATGTTTCGTCTTTATTCAGCTTTCACTGTTGAAGAGAAAGCGTTAATACTTGCTAGGCAAGCTAAGATCCTGGACATAAATACTCTATTTACAAACCGGAGTCTCAGTCATACACTATTGATGTGGGGTGCATCTTGTCTTTTTGATGAGTTGGGAATTTTCCACAACAGTGCAACTTCTACGTCAAGTCCTGAACAATTGCTGGAAGAAACAGTGTCACAGTTCTCATCATTTATATCTGATGCTGTTGAAGATTCTGACAAACGCAACCACTCAATTTTATTGAAAGTCCATCAAAATGGAGGAACATACTGTGCTAGTTCTCCTTTATTTGGTGAGCTGAAAATTGGGTCGCTGGATGAAGAGTCACCACAAAATTTTTGGACTAAACTATTGGAGGGGAAACAGTTTCAGTGGAAGTACTCATGTAGTTCATCTCAACGGAGCCGGAAGAGAGTTCAGCCTTTTAATAATTTGGAGGGTGAGTCTGACTTTGTGTATGAAGGCATAGCAAAGAAGCGCACGAAAGTGAGCAACAATATTGTTGATCAGCCTTCATTGAAATCTGAAGGTGAAAAGTTATCTACTGAAATCAAGGCAG GAACCTTTGATGATCTAGTGG ATAAACCTAAGGGTAATGATGTTGAATTTGAGAAAAATGGCAGTGTGCATGATGAGCAGAGGAGCTTACATCTTTCGCTGAAGCCGCAGATCACAAAGCTCTGTGAAATTCTTCTTCTCCCA GATAATGTCAAGAAGCTGGTTGACTGCTTTCTTGAGTATGTTATGAACAATCACCATGTCAGTAGGGAACCTGTGTCAATGTTACAGGCTTTTCAAATATCTCTG ATTTGGACTGCTGCTGCTATGCAAAAGCACAAACTTGACCACAAGGCTTCTCTTATTCTTGCAAAGCAACATTTGAATTTTGACTGTAAGAAAGGAGAGGCGAACTACAGTTATTCTCTGCTGCGgtgtctaaaaaaaatatttcgacaTCGTACAGGCACTTGTAGTGATACTTCTTCTCCTCAAGCTTCTAATATGATTGAAGTTGAACTGTTCAAAAAAGATTTGTCCAAAAGCATTAAAGAAACTAAaaaaaagtgtgaaaaaatgCTGAATAATATACGCCTTATGCAAAAGGAAGAGAAACATAGATTGAGAACGGCTATTGAGGTTGAACTGGCCGAATTGGAGAGAAAACAGAAAATAGAGTTAGCTTTCACTCGGTCCTGCTCTCCTAATGAGGTGACGAGAACAGAAACGCTCAAGATTTTGAATATTGACCATCAAAAAAGTATTGAAGAACTGAAATTTCAGCATGAATTAAGACTCAAGGATCTTGAGGACAAACAATCAGCTCATATGCTAAAGGCTCAAGACTGGGTGCCCACTTGGGTGGAAAATTTGAAATCTTGGGCAAAAAATGAATTGCAAAGCATAGTTTCTTCAAAGGAACTTGGGACTGGGGTTGATTACTCGCTGATGATTGATAATGTGATTGAATCTATGAAAGATACGGGGGACATGGTTCCTGAAACCAATTCCTCTTCAGTTAGTAAAACAgttgaaaaacaaaattctctagGCAAGCATGACAATGCTAATGAAGTGGGCATTATGGTTTCAAATCGTCTACCAGTCTCTGGAAGTGAGGACCATAATGCAATGGAAAATCATTATGTCAGTCAGGAAAACATCATCTCTAAACATTTCCACTCTGGAGAACAGAATGTTGATGGTGCTATTGCAGATGAAGATAATGGGTGTGGGAATTTAAGACATAGGTCTCGAGATGATTGTGAGAGGCCTAGCTTAGATACCACGCGCTTGCCAGATTGTAGAGAACATAATACTGATGGTGCTACAAGCATGACAGATGAAGATAATAGGTATGCAAGTAATGGCCATGGGTCTCGGGATGGTTGTGAGATGGCCAGTTTAGGTACGAAGTGCTTGCCAGTTTGTGAGAATGGAACACATCTAAATCATCAATATTCTGGAGTCCCCTCAAGTGTACCTGAAAGGCAAACTTCAGTTGAAGTGCAAGAAACTAATAATGAAGGGGACTCTGTAAGTGTCTCAGAAAGACAAGTGCGAGTTGAAATGCCTGTGGCCGTTAATTTTACTGATTGTCTGCTTCAGAAAGTAACTCATCTGAACCCCCCTTCATCCGTGGATCAAATATTTGACAGAAGTTCAATAGATGTGCCAGTTTTAGATGGTGTTTTATCTTCAAAGCCTTGTCAAGTTGCTTGTTCAACCAGTTGTGGAGATACAATTTCCCCTTCAAATCCACCTTTGGAGCAACAAATTCATGATGGGATCTTGAGTATTCCTGATGGAGATATCCCTATTACGGTGCCAGAAAATTGCCATACAGTGGCTGGTCGTCATAAGGATATAGAGTCTTCAGCAAATGCTTTATTGGTGGATAATAGTACCACAAATAACCAGGAGGGAAGAGTACTTGTAACTGTGACCAGTTCTCCAGTATCTAGACAAGTTAATGTCATGGAGCCTCTAGAACAAGGAAAACAATTGCCATCTGTGGAATCCGCCGCTGACAAATCAACTGGTGAAATGCAAAATTCTTCTGAACAAGTTCAACTGGCATCTAGTTTAGCTGATGTTGTACCAGCCAATCAAATCACGATGCCTCCGAAACCGGTGCATCAATTAGCAGCTGCAGAATTCTCTTCCAACTTGGATATGTTGGCTTCGTCTAATTTTCATTTAGCAACTGAAGATGAACATCAGCCGATCAGTGTACATGATCTCCCCACTCATCATCCTCAGGTATCTTCTGCGATTCCAGATATTGGGCAACCACACCCAAATTCAGTAAATGGTTTACATTCAAATCAAGTTGCTATGCACCCTGCCTCAAATCCAGATCCTGATTCACTTACAACCAGTACAGTAAGAGCACAATCTGCCAACCCAAGAAATTTGTCAACTCCATTAGAGATGAATAGTCATCCTATCCAAACTACAGCCCCTTCACCTTCCAGAACGCCTCCTCGTTTGTCCTATGATCCACTGAAAGTTGATGTCGAAAGAATACAAAAATTAATAGAACAATCTTCGAAAAACCATGAAAACGCG AAATTGCAGCTGAAATCTGAATTTGAAAAGGAGTTAGCGGAGCTTCGAAGAAAGTATGATCTTAAATTTCAGGAAGCTGAAGTTGAATTTCAGCAAACAAAAAAGACTCTGGAAACCAATCTTAAGACAGTTTGTGTGAGTAGGATCTTGGCACATGCTTTTAGGTCTAAATGCTTGGATCTTAAAGCTGGTGCATCAGGAATGCAGCATG ATTCAATTCCGCAGCAGCTGCTTAACCTTTCAAGACAACAAACTGCTACTCACCCGATCTCTGGTTCTTCTGGAGAGCCTCCTGCGACCAGTCTGCCGAGCCCCTCCATTGCTCCTAACTCACAAAATATGGTATCACCTGTTTATAATGCGCCAGGAACTTTCTTTGGTTTCTCTGCAAGACCAC cTATTATAAACACTACTACTACTACACCTATTATAAACACTACTAGGTGTCCTGTCATAAATATTACTACGCCTATCATAAACACTACTAGGTCTTCCATTGTCCGAGGTAGTCAAACTGGGGGTGAGATACGTGCCCCTGCACCTCATCTCCAATCTTCTAGACCCCAAATATCTGTTCCACCCTCCAGTTTCCATCCACCTCACCGAGGGATTCAAAGCCAGACAGCTCCTAGtaacgttccaacaacttctcCCTCACATGCTCATGTTTCATCCTGGCAAAGAACGGCAACCTATCAGTCTGATCAACAGATCGGACGCAGGCCTGACAGTGCAGGCAGGTTAGCTGCTCCTAATTTACCTTTCATGGGATTACATGGGAGTGCTAGCAGTCAATCTACTGTGACCCCTCCAAATGTTATTTCACGTTTGTCAGATCTGGGTCCCAATAACCAATCCAGAATTGAGCCCAACAGCAATAGCATTGCAGCTAACTCATCGCATCAAGCTGCATCTCGTGGTTTAGTATGTTTATCGGATGATGATGACTGA